Within Ovis aries strain OAR_USU_Benz2616 breed Rambouillet chromosome 11, ARS-UI_Ramb_v3.0, whole genome shotgun sequence, the genomic segment CCAGGGTGGCTAGTGTCCAGGCATCCTTTAGTATCCCCCTTAGATAACAAACGCtgcagatgctcaagtcctttgTATAAAAAGGACGTAGTGTTTGTGTGTAATTTGGACATTCTCCCCTATACTATAAATCATCTATGAGTTATTTATAAAACCTAGTATAATATCAGTGCTATTTAAAGTGGTATAAATACTATGCAGATTCTTGCCAGTATGTAGCCAGTTCAAGTTTTGCTTCTTGGAACTTTATAGATTTCTTTCCTCCGAATATtcccgccaccccaccccaccccaccccagataTTTTTGATCtttggttggttgaatctgcggATGTAGAACCCTTGTATATAGAGGGCTGATTGTACTCACTGGGTCCGTGACTAGGACCCGGAGGGCCACCTTGGTGCCCAGGTGACAGTTGCATACTACCTCTATCAGCCAGTGGTATCCCTGATGAGCATCCACTAAGCAGTTTAGATTCTGGTTTGAGCTGCCATCTATTCCTCCTGTGTTTCCATTCCAAGAGTAGAGGGCAGCCTATTTGCTGAATCATCATCACACAGAGAGTCCACCTAGGCCCTGAGCTCGCGAGGGTAGCCCCTTCCTCTCGggtttctcttgcattttcccacAGACCTCAGGAACCACCTAGATAACAGGGCAAACTAGTAAGAAGTCTCTGGAGATCCTCCGCTAAGCACCTGTTGCCAAATGGGAGAGGGGTCCAACTTCTAGGGCTTCAGGGACCTAAAGCATCAGTCTGGGTCCCCAGCCCCTTTTCAGCCAAGAGGAGGTGGTACAAACATTTGCCCTCCTGGGAGCTCCTAGTACTTCTGAGTCGTTGGGGGTGGGCCTGGTGCCCTCCTCATCAGAGCCTCCTGGGTCCTGCTGCGACCAGCCTGCTGCTCTGGATTTGCCTTTGGTGCTTTGTGCAAGGTTGTAGCTTCTGCTGGGCTGGGGGCTCTGGGACTGGCAGGGTTTGGTATGCTTTGACACCTGAGTGCCACCCCCCACTTCCTCCTGCTGACCGCCACTGTTGCCCCTCCAGGTGCAGCATGTGGTGTCTCAGAACTGCGACGGGCTCCACCTGCGAAGCGGGCTGCCCCGCTCAGCCATGTCGGAGCTCCACGGGAACATGTACATTGAAGTGAGCGATCCCTCAGGGACTCGGGCCTGGGCAGGCCAGCGGCTCCCACTCACGGGCCCTACTTTTCCTCAGGTCTGCACGGCCTGCACTCCCAATAGGGAGTATGTGCGGGTGTTTGATGTGACGGAGCGCACTGCCCTACACCGGCACCAGACCGGCCGCACTTGCCACAAGTGTGGAGGCCAACTCAGGGACACCATCGTGCACTTTGGGGAGAGGGGGACGCTGGGGCAGCCTCTGAATTGGGAGGCAGCCACCCAGGCTGCCAGCAAAGCAGACACCATCCTGTGTTTAGGCTCCAGCTTAAAGGTATGCAGATAGCACCATGGATGGGAATGGGGTGAACCTGCCTGCATCTGGTCAGCTCAACCTTAGACCCCATCTTCCTGTAGCCTCCTTATCTGGGTTGTGTGTCGTCTGTCCGTCTGTCCATTCCTGCAGGTTCTAAAGAAGTATCCACACCTCTGGTGTATGACCAAGCCCCCCAGCCGGCGGCCCAAGCTCTACATTGTGAACTTGCAGGTAACTCAGGTGCTCAGAGCCGCCTCCTCAGACCTGGGCCTTAGAACAGGAGAGCCAGCCATCCCTAGGACATCTGTGTCCCACAGTCATCCACTGTGGAGGTCTGGCTGAGCAGAGCCCAAGGCCAGCAGGCTGTTGGGAAGGAGTGAGGTGCTGTCCTCACTTaccttctcctgtccccagtgGACCCCGAAGGATGACTGGGCTGCCCTGAAGCTGCACGGCAAGTGTGATGACGTCATGCAGCTCCTCATGGATGAACTGGGCCTGGAGATCCCCCGTTACAGCAGGTGAGGGGTACAGGCGCGTCCCCCACTTCCCTGCCCCGTGTGGATGGGCCGTGTCTGTCGTCCTCTGTGAGCTGAGTGTAGAGAAAGCTCTGAGGTGTGGCAGCTGGCATCTAAGGCGTGACTGTGGCATGGTGGCCTCTGCAGGGCCCAGCCCCAGCATTGGCTGAGATGTCCTGGCTGGTGTGATTCCTGCGGGGAGAGGGAATCTGCCAGGGTATGCCTGGATGTCCCCCCTTCCCCTCAGGCAGCCTGGACGGGAAGGTGCCTTGAAGGGATGTGCTCTCAGCAACTCTGCTCTTCAGGATCTGGGTGCACTTGGCTTGGGGAACTGGAATACTTTGGGGAAGCTTAAACAAATTGTGGCTTGATACAGAATTTGTGATAATTTAGACGTGGTGTGTGTATTGAGTAAAAAGTTTacactttctttctctgtgaatttCCAGGGTCTTATAGGGGAAATCAATAACTTCTTTTAATCAAAGGGTTCAAGAATTAAGGATCCCTTCACCTTCTGGGCCTGGCAATTCTTGTATGTTATGTTTGTGGTGTTCTGTAATGTGGGCCTATTGtgtactgtacttttttttttcacattaactTAGCTCATTTTCTTTATCAGTGCTTATCTGTATCTTAAGTTTATAATATGTGGTTCTACATCTCAGACACATGATCTCGTCACGGTGTAGTGTTTAGGCCACGCCTCCCTAGTCAGCTTTCCTCCTGTCAAGTCTGGGAAGGGGAAGAGGGTCTGGTCTGCCTGTCCCTGGCCTTATGAGTGAAAGGTGGGGCCCAGGGTTGGCTAGTGACTCATCCTTCCTGGGGTTAGTGCCTCCCCAACCCCTGTGTGCACAGCCCCCTCAATCACCAACGAGGAGTGAGTTCTGCAGAGGACAGGCTAGTCTGGGTCCTGGCCTTTGAGTTATTGGGGGAACTTACCTCTCTCACAGATGTTCTGGAGCTACCACTGAACACAGCCCAGCCATGGTTAAGACACGGGAGGGATGCAGGGTGACCTCAGTCAGCTTTCCCGTCCTGGGGCGGGTTGTGATTGCGAGGGGCTCCATGGCACACCTGACCCAGCTTTCCCTTTCCGTAGGTGGCAGGACCCCATCTTCTCCCTGGCGACTCCCCTGCGTGCTGGTGAAGAAGGCAGCCATAGTCGCAAGTCACTGTGCAGAAGCCGAGAGGAACCTGGGCCTGGGGACCGGGGTGCACCACTTAGCTCAGCCCCCATCCTGGGTGGCTGGTTTGGCAGAGGCTGCACCAAACgcacaaaaaggaagaaagtaacgTAACCTGGTGCTTGACCAAGGACAATGATGGCACTTTGAAAATGGCCGGGACTCTTATTCAGGGGCAGGTGGCACCATTAATGCCAGGACTGCCCCCTGAGAATTATCTGGGGGTGACATTTTCACCCTGACATGTTTAGCCATTTGTCCTCGTGGGAAGCCCCCTTGCACTGCTGTGGTTGTCCCCTGCATGAGCCTTGCTCAAGCGGCCTCTTCCTAAAGAGGTGGCAGTCACACCCTCTGTGATAACAGAACTCCGGTTATTTCACATCTGGCCAGCTAAGAGGAAGCACAAGGCTGCCTTACCTCATTCACCAGGCCAGTCTCAGGGGCATCAACCCAATTTCTACTACTTCTTACTGAAAATGTTAAGTTTATAGAAGCCTTTTTCTGTATTGAGTATGCTGCAAAGGGGTGATTTTTGAGCCTTGGCTCTCAGCAGgcctttttattgttattaaacaTCTCTGCACTGTCTTCCCCGTGTCATCGACTACCTTCCTGAAGCGGTGGGTGGGAGCAGGCGCCTGCCGAGACTCCTGAAGGGGCGGGTGCGCCCCACGTGGTCCTGCCCCGCCCCTCTGCCAGGTGGGCGCTAAGGGATGCTGGACACAGGTCATTGGCCGGGAGCGGAGGGGCGGAACCCGGCTCGAGTGGGGTTGCCCATTGGCCGCATGTGTGGTGAGAGGGCGGGGCTTCGCGCCGGGGGTGGGGCGGCGTTCGCCATTGGCCGCGCGAGGCGGGTGAGGCCCGCGTGACGGCGCGTGCGTGCGCGGGCTGCGGCGGCTCGGAGTCGGGAGCCGGCTGCACAGTGTCTCGCCGCTGCCCCCGGGCCATGATCCGGAACGGGCACGGGGAGGCGGGCAACGCCAAGCGGCCGGGCCCGAGGGCTAGGCGCGCCGTGCGAGTGTGGTGCGACGGCTGGTGAGCGCGGCGGGGgacgcggggcgggggcgggggtgcggCGGCGACCGCTGTGGCCGCTTTCGCCGGAATCGGGCCGCCGGCGAGCTCGGGGTGGCGGGCGAAAGGAGTCACAGGCTGCGGAAGAAGCCTTGGACTCGAGTTGCTGCGGGCAGCGCGGCTGAGGGTCGCTGGAGGCTTTCTGCGGATCCCTATATGAGCGCCTTTCCTGGGTGTTCCTTTGCCCACATTTGCCTTTAAGCGGGAGACCCAGCCAGGCGGTCCCACCTGCCTGATTTATGCACAACAGTGGCCAGAGTTGCGGGTCCAACCTTGGTGACTTTAATCATTTCAGTGCCTTAGGAACTATTCCTCCGAGGGAGCCGTGCACCCAAAATGTCTTCCCAGAGTTCTCCCTGTCCAGTCCCCAGCTTGCCCAGGACAAAACCTGGAAGATTCTCCTGGGTGTTTGGGCAAGTGTCAGTGCAGGCATTGACCAAGACCCTAGTGAGGCCCTCAGGCTCCTGGATCCATCTGAGGAGAGTTACAGTGCCAAACTGTTCTCTCTTTGGCAAGCCAGACAATTGGGAGTGGTGGTGTTAAGATAGGTTTGAGGCTGCCAGGGGACAAGAGGAAAGTGAACATCTAGTGATAAACTTGCCACCTTGAATACTTCTCAGACCTTTATTTGATGAAAGCAGAGAAAGCAAGCCCAGGGCTTCAGCAGCCAGCTTGCGGGGCTGCCATACTCCTGTGCCTTCACCTGAGTCAccttggggagggggtgtggctTCCTGTCTGTGGACTCTGACCTTGGCCCTGGCCAGGCctggccccacccccagcaggCCACAGTGACTGGGGTACGGCCTGGACCCAGGACCACCCTGAATTCTGTGCTATGCACCCCTCCTTCTGCCCAGCCTGTCTGATGGGCACAagggccagccaggctcctgaaTTTAGACTCTCCTTTTCCCTTAGCCCAGGACCAGAGTACTGTGCCCCACAGGCTCGTCTGTTGGGGCCCGGTGTACCGTGGTGGTGTTAGCAAGTGATGTTGAGTAGAATGGTTCTGTATACCTGGTGGCCTTGGTCACCTGGAGAAGCAGGGACAGCTTCACCTACTCAGAAGGCAGTACAAGGCTGGGAGGAAGCAGAGCAAGCATGAGGGTCCACCCCTGAGCCCACAGAGAAGTGggggtctccccacccccatgacAACTCAAGTGGAGCTGTGGTGCTATGTGTGGCCTTCAGCTAAGCGTTCTCTCTTAACCAGACCTGAATTTGAGGATGAATGCTCTAGAACCCCAGGTGACAGGGAGGTGGTTGTTGGTTCCAGGGAGCAAAGCCTCACTGAGTTTCCAGAGGCCATGAGGAGCAGGCAGAACTTTTAAAGCCAGCAATCGCCCTTGATCATTGGTTAGACTTCGTTATGTGTTGGCTCCAGGGACTGCATGGTTGTCTCAGGGTAGTACAGAGTGCACTGTACCCTTAAATTATCACGTTTATATTACACCCTAAAGGGACTGCCCATGGGAGCCAAGGGCAGAACGCTGTTCCAGGTGTGGGGAGCAGGGACTGTTCTGTGTCCTCACCAGCCCTCAGGGTCCCCAGACCTGTCCCTGTGCACAGCCACACTTGCTCAATCTGACCCTGGGCCCAGGGACTGGTGATAAGGAGAACTGAGCACCCCTCTCTCTGAAAGCCCAACTGGGACCCTGGGGGCAGTTCCCATGGTGGCTTCTTGGCGGGCTTCCTGATGACACTGCAGAGGAACAAGGCTGCACCCCCAACACGGGGATGACAGCCCTGTGCTCTCCACAGCTACGACATGGTACATTATGGCCACTCCAACCAGCTGCGCCAGGCCCGGGCCATGGGTGACCACCTCATCGTGGGTGTGCACACTGATGGTAAGCCGGGTTGCTGTGCCCACTgctcctccccccccccgccccccgccgccggTGCCTGTGACAGACCCCACAGGTCCTGGTGGAGGGTAGGGCGGGCCTAGGCCATCCTCCCCATTAGCACAGCTCTGCAGGCTCACCCTAACCCCAGCCCAGGCCAGGCCGCCCACAGCTTTCCCGTCTTGTATCCTGTCATGAGCTTGGGTGTAGGGGGTGTCCAGTGGATCCATCTGGGTATGCCACCCACTTCCTACCCACTTTCTGATTCCCAAGGCCTTTGAGTACAGAGTACCCAGCCATCAAAGGCAACCCGGGCTATACCTGGAACTTTAATGGACTGAGGCGGGGGGTTGCATGCAGTTCCCAGCAGGTACATCCCCAGCGCCTGCACCAGAGGACAGCAGGGCTGCTTGGAACTTCATGGGCTGAGGGCCCGGTCAGAGACAGCCTCCCTCCACAAGCCTTTGTGTGGCTGCAGACCCTGCTCAGTGCTGGGAGGGGCCGGCAAGCCTGTGGCCAGCCCTCCAGGAGTCACCCACCTTGTCCtttgccctcttctctctccctagAGGAGATCGCCAAGCATAAGGGCCCCCCGGTGTTCACTCAGGAGGAGAGGTACAAGATGGTGCAGGCCATCAAGTGGGTGGACGAGGTGGTGCCAGCAGCCCCCTACGTCACCACGCTGGAGACTCTGGACAAGTACAACTGTGACTTCTGCGTCCACGGCAGTGAGTGGACGGGACttgatcccagggactggggactCAAGCAGCTCAGGACCTGACCATCAGAGGGGTGTCTGGAGGTGCTGGCTGCCTCACACTTGGGGGAGCATGGAGCCCTTTGAGGGTCTGAGGAAGCTTTGGGTCCTTCTCCAGAAAGGAGTGTACGCACACCGGGGCAGGCCTGGAGTGAAGGTATGGGCCTGGAGGTCTTCGTGGCTTTGGGTTAAATTCTGTGTTCTCGTGTGCTTGTCACCCCTTAGATGACATCACGCTGACCGTAGATGGCCGGGACACCTACGAGGAAGTGAAACAGGCCGGAAGGTACAGGTAAGCTCTAGCTGCTAGTTGGCCCATCTTTAGAGGAGTGGGTTTCCTAGGGCCCCTCAAGCGCCTTCTGCTCGTGAGGGCAGTGTCCGGGCTGCAGCCTGTGCTTCCTGTGACTTGTGAGGGTGTGGTGCGATGACTGGGGGGCGCCATGCACCTGGGTCACCCAGTACGGGAGCCACTTGGCCCCAGGTGGCTGCAGAGCAGTGGAGACGTGGGGTTCGACTGGGGAGCTGGCTTTTATGAGTAACTCTTGAAAAGGCCGCATGGCCGGCAGCTCGAATTGGGCTTAAGTAAggcctgagagtcccttggcagAGTGTGTGGTGAGGTAAGACCTGGGCATCAGTAGGCCGAACAGGATCAGAGCCACCCCCTCAGATGGTCTGCGAACTTGAGGCTTGATAATCCTGTTCTGTCCAGTCATGTCGTTTGGTTGATAAAATGACCATGGTCCCTCCactctctgggtcttggttttcTATTCTggccaagaatagcaaggaagtGCATGGTCTATGCACAGCAAGGCCGCCAGGGATGGACCATGGGAGATTCAGCCACAAACAGAGTTGCCCTTACTCTTGGGTGGGGCAACTTAGGTGCCCTTAGGAGGCAGCCTTGTACGTGTGTCCCAGGATGAGAGCCCCaaccccacctctgcccccagaGAATGCAAGCGCACCCAGGGGGTGTCCACCACAGACCTCGTTGGCCGCATGCTGCTGGTGACCAAGGCGCACCACAGCAGCCAGGTGAgagtggggctgggagggagggatcGCCTACCCTACGCTTGCCCCTCAGAGGGCGCTGCAGCAGCAAGCTCTGGGGTCCTGGGGTTGGCTGCGTCTGGAGGGCCAGGCCTCTCACCCCTGTACCCTTCTGTGCAGGAGATGTCCTCCGAGTACCGGGAGTATGCAGACAGCTTTGGCAAGGTAAGTGTCTCCTGTACTGTCTGGGCCACTGCCTGACCCCCAGGCCACCCCCTGGGGAAAGGGGGTCTCGCTCTCTGCCCTGCTCCCTGCTTTCTGGGTACTGACCGCCAATCTTGCTGGCTGGCCGGTCCCAGTGGCCACCGTGTGAATGAGGGTTCTCTAACCAGGTGGCCTGGTCCTCTCTCCTTCTGTAGCCCCCTCACCCGACACCCGCCGGGGAGACACTTTGCTCAGAAGGCTCCTCCCAGGTGACCAGACGGTGGCCTCAGGGTGCCAGGTCCCCACGAGGGCTGTGTCCACTGGCCTCTTCCTGGCGGGCCAGTTGCCGAGCCAAGGTGCTATTGGCTGCAGTGCCTGCTGTGGCCACAGGGCAGGACCCCAGTCCTGCCAGCCACAGGTGCCCCGCCCACCAGGGTCTCAGTGCGGACCAGGCAATGCCAGCTGGCCCTCAGCATCCCTGCCTGAAATGCCTGCCTGGGAGCAACAGCAGAGCGAACAAGCGAGTGGCCGGCAGTGGCTAGGGGTTTGGAGTCCTGGCTGTCGCCCCTGTACCTGCTCCCTCCACCCCACACCTGTGCTTCCCAGAGCAGATAGACAGGCGGGTGTGGGCAGGCCCAAGGGTGGTCACAGGCAAAGGACATGCTTGCAAGGCTTCCGTCACTGACCAGTCTGTTCTCGGCTTGCAGTGCCCCGGGGGGCGGAACCCCTGGACGGGGGTGTCCCAGTTTCTTCAGACATCCCAGAAGATCATCCAGTTTGCTTCGGGAAAGGAACCCCAGCCTGGGGAGACGGTCATCTATGTGGCTGGCGCCTTTGACCTGTTCCGTATCCTCTGGGATTGGGTGGGGTTTATCCCTGCCCCCAGGTCTTCTGTCTGCTCCTCCCAGTGGGTCCCAGGGCCCCAAGGGGCCTCCCTGACTCTCGAGGATCCTGagctggggtggggtgcagggacACAGCCATTGGCAGGGAGAAGCGTGAGCAGGCGGGTGGGAGGGGACCTCACTGAGCCGCTGCTCCTGTGGATGGCTGCTCTGTGTTGATTCCTCGGTCCTTAACCTGGGCGCAGACATTGGGCATGtggatttcctggagaaggtgtATGGCCTGGCCGAGAGGCCCTACGTCATCGCTGGCTTGCATTTTGACCAGGTCTCACCCCAGGGCATCTGATAGTGTGGGGACTCTGGAAGggctcccagggatggggttggGCACAAGTGAGGAAGAGGTGGTGAGCTTGGGCCTCTGCCCAGGGAGAAACCCAGGGAGAGCCTCCCATCAGGCCCTCCCCATACTGGCAGACGTCCCCGAGGGATTATtgggagggagcacagcctcacacacacaaacacaccggCCCCGAGGTTGCCAGCTGACTCAACCTTGCTCTGGCTCTAGGAGGTCAACCACTACAAGGGGAAGAACTACCCCATCATGAACCTGCATGAGCGGACCCTGAGTGTGCTGGCCTGCCGGGTGAGAGCCGGTGGGCAGACCAGCAGCCTGTCCTTCCCAGGCTGGAGCTGCTCCTCCccatcaccccaccccccacccgccccgGAACCCTCCCAGGGGTATGAGTCTGGGGCTCCACCATGCCCCCTCTCAGCCCCTACTCTGCTGCCTGGCAAGTCCTAGTTGACCAGCTGTGCTTCTTGTCCACCCAGTACGTATCTGAAGTGGTGATTGGGGCCCCGTACTCGGTCACAGCAGAGCTCCTGGACCACTTcaaggtgagggtgggggtccTGGTGGGCGGTTTCCAGGGAGGACCTGGGCCGAGTGGGGCCAGGCCAGTGCTCTGAGCCGTGCCCCCCTGGGGAGGGCCCTCGGGGAGCAGGGGACCATGTagggtgatgctgggagggctccctgacccctgcctcctccccaggtGGACCTGGTGTGTCACGGGAAGACGGAGGTCGTGCCTGACAAGGATGGCTCTGACCCATACGAGGTGGGTCCTAGAGGGCCCTCAGTGGACACGAGGTGGCCACTGTCTGGTGCTTCCCAGCCACTTGATGCCCCTGTGCCTCACCATGCTTGTCTGGGAAATGGGCGAGGTGACAGCTGCCTTGCTGGCGGCCTCATGGTTTAAGGAGGCGGGAACTGAGCGCAAGTGATCACGCCTACCATGGTGGGGGTGGCGGGGAAAGGCCGTTGGAGCCAGGGCGGCAGTGCAGGCTCCCCAAGGTTCAGGGGAGGGctctcacctccttcccctctttcTGGCCTCCAGGAGCCCAAAAGGAGGGGCATTTTCTGCCAGGTTGACAGTGGGAACGACCTCACCACAGACCTCATCGTCCAGCGCATCATCAAGAACAGGTGAGTCGTGGCTGGGGTGCTGGGGGCACAGGGTGGCACTGAGGCCCTGGCTCTGGGTGCACACCTCACCCCATCTGGCCCCCAGGCTGGAATACGAGGCCCGGAACCAGAAGAAGGAAGCCAAGGAGCTGGCCTTTCAGGAGGCCATGAGGCGGCAGGAAGCACAGCCCGAAAGAGAGAGTGACTGTGACTTCTGACGAGAGGTGGGAGGATGCCAGGGGCCCTCTGAGGGGCTGGCCCTCTCCCAACCCTGCCTTGAGAGCTTGGCTCAGTTTTTAACAAAGCTGCAGTGCCCTCTTCTCCAACCACCCAGCTGTGGAAGGGCTGGTGTGGAGGACATGGCCTGTCACCCTGCTTGCAAGGTACCTGTCTTGCAGCAGGCCATCCTGCCCTTCCTGCCGAGTTGCACAGAGAGGTCTTCCAGCACAGTGGAGCAGCCCAGCCGGCAAGATGGGCAGGGAACACCTTCAGCCAGAGGGGTGCCACCCTGCGTGCCATGGAAAACCCAGCTTCCATcctcctggccctgctgctgctcaCCCTCTGTCCCCCGGGAAGCTCCTGTACGCCCTCCACT encodes:
- the SIRT7 gene encoding NAD-dependent protein deacetylase sirtuin-7 isoform X1 — translated: MAAGGLSRSERKAAERVRRLREEQQRERLRQVSRILRKAATERSAEEGRLLAESEDLVTELQGRSRRREGLKRRQEEVCDDPEELQRKVRELASAVRNAKYLVVYTGAGISTAASIPDYRGPNGVWTLLQKGRSVSAADLSEAEPTLTHMSIARLHEQKLVQHVVSQNCDGLHLRSGLPRSAMSELHGNMYIEVSDPSGTRAWAGQRLPLTGPTFPQVCTACTPNREYVRVFDVTERTALHRHQTGRTCHKCGGQLRDTIVHFGERGTLGQPLNWEAATQAASKADTILCLGSSLKVLKKYPHLWCMTKPPSRRPKLYIVNLQWTPKDDWAALKLHGKCDDVMQLLMDELGLEIPRYSRWQDPIFSLATPLRAGEEGSHSRKSLCRSREEPGPGDRGAPLSSAPILGGWFGRGCTKRTKRKKVT
- the SIRT7 gene encoding NAD-dependent protein deacetylase sirtuin-7 isoform X2; translated protein: MAAGGLSRSERKAAERVRRLREEQQRERLRQVSRILRKAATERSAEEGRLLAESEDLVTELQGRSRRREGLKRRQEEVCDDPEELQRKVRELASAVRNAKYLVVYTGAGISTAASIPDYRGPNGVWTLLQKGRSVSAADLSEAEPTLTHMSIARLHEQKLVQHVVSQNCDGLHLRSGLPRSAMSELHGNMYIEVCTACTPNREYVRVFDVTERTALHRHQTGRTCHKCGGQLRDTIVHFGERGTLGQPLNWEAATQAASKADTILCLGSSLKVLKKYPHLWCMTKPPSRRPKLYIVNLQWTPKDDWAALKLHGKCDDVMQLLMDELGLEIPRYSRWQDPIFSLATPLRAGEEGSHSRKSLCRSREEPGPGDRGAPLSSAPILGGWFGRGCTKRTKRKKVT
- the PCYT2 gene encoding ethanolamine-phosphate cytidylyltransferase isoform X2, coding for MIRNGHGEAGNAKRPGPRARRAVRVWCDGCYDMVHYGHSNQLRQARAMGDHLIVGVHTDEEIAKHKGPPVFTQEERYKMVQAIKWVDEVVPAAPYVTTLETLDKYNCDFCVHGNDITLTVDGRDTYEEVKQAGRYRECKRTQGVSTTDLVGRMLLVTKAHHSSQEMSSEYREYADSFGKCPGGRNPWTGVSQFLQTSQKIIQFASGKEPQPGETVIYVAGAFDLFHIGHVDFLEKVYGLAERPYVIAGLHFDQEVNHYKGKNYPIMNLHERTLSVLACRYVSEVVIGAPYSVTAELLDHFKVDLVCHGKTEVVPDKDGSDPYEEPKRRGIFCQVDSGNDLTTDLIVQRIIKNRLEYEARNQKKEAKELAFQEAMRRQEAQPERESDCDF
- the PCYT2 gene encoding ethanolamine-phosphate cytidylyltransferase isoform X1, whose amino-acid sequence is MIRNGHGEAGNAKRPGPRARRAVRVWCDGCYDMVHYGHSNQLRQARAMGDHLIVGVHTDEEIAKHKGPPVFTQEERYKMVQAIKWVDEVVPAAPYVTTLETLDKYNCDFCVHGNDITLTVDGRDTYEEVKQAGRYRECKRTQGVSTTDLVGRMLLVTKAHHSSQEMSSEYREYADSFGKPPHPTPAGETLCSEGSSQCPGGRNPWTGVSQFLQTSQKIIQFASGKEPQPGETVIYVAGAFDLFHIGHVDFLEKVYGLAERPYVIAGLHFDQEVNHYKGKNYPIMNLHERTLSVLACRYVSEVVIGAPYSVTAELLDHFKVDLVCHGKTEVVPDKDGSDPYEEPKRRGIFCQVDSGNDLTTDLIVQRIIKNRLEYEARNQKKEAKELAFQEAMRRQEAQPERESDCDF